gtgaatgttgaagggcagcctactaaggcgaaatgctctttatgtgcttatgacagagcaactgatgatcaccaagttttcaagtgcccggtttataatagtaataaggcaAAGGTGGATAAGCTGAAAGAGATAGGAGGTTGCCTTAAGTGTGCCAGTTCCTCTCATTCTGCGGGTTTGTGCAAATTTAGACTTCATAAGAAATGCAGAGGATGTAATGGCTGGCATTTCACCTTTCTCTGCATTAAAAGAGATTCCCCAAAAGAAGAGGTGGTCAATGCTAGAAGTCTTAATAAAAACTCCAATTTAGTTAATGAGAAATCTGAAAAGGTTTCCACGGGGGTAGTATTTTCAGTGGATGCTCTTCAGTGCTATGGTAATAGATCTGCTCTACCAACTTTCACTTGTCATCTAGAGGACCATACCCAAATAAGAGGTTTACAAGACTCGGGCTGTCAGTGTAATTTTATTACGGATAGAGCGGTTAAGAAGATTCAGTTCAAAGTTTTGAGGAGAAATGTGAGTCTTACTGTTAATGGTTTTAACTCTGCTAAATCATATAATACAAAGGTTgtggaactgaatttaaaatttggtcaggaaaattgcaaggtggaggccctatgtgtaccttatataaatataaatttgaagttgcctaatttgttcagggtggcaagccatttctctgctaagggttacacccttgcagataaacagttgctaaataatggggatgagttaaatagtatagatttcatcctaggcactaactctgctcactgcactatggcgtcaacagttaggtttggacatgatagtccttcagtatactttcaaacttcctttggagtgatgcttcttggtaatgttgacacaatgttaaaaaatttacattgccttcctgatttaaatgcagttgaaacttcaattacttgcaagtctgatgttgctcagttggatgtaggttctcttgattccattggccttggattaggtaaatttaatgatgaatctatattggagcatgaggaaatggtggtagaagctaattttctagttttaaatgagaacgggggcataaatgagcaagcactacaaagggccaccgagcaaatgttggaatacgactgcaaaaggatccttaattatgataaggaagagaatGAGACATCTGTGGAACTCAATAATTCTCTAGTAAGATATGCACTTAACAATGCCACTGTTAATGAGGATGGTAGAATAACAATGCCTCTGCTATGGAACAGTAAGGTGTCACACttacttggtaaaaattataaactagctgaagcagtgttaaagtcaaatttaaagaagctttgcaaaagggagatgcatctgaaactcatggatgaagtcattaaagaacaagaaaatttaggaataattgaaaagatcccaaaccttaaccattacctaactgaacatcctgaacatagttttttaccccacatgggggtGTTTAAACTTGATCGAGAGACTACAAAATGCAGAGTAGTATTTCTATCAAACATATTTGAGGCTGACCCTAGAAAACCCATGACAGTAAGCCATAACCAGGCAATTCATCCAGGGCCGTCGTTAAACCAAAAGTTAAGTTCAGCCTTGCTTCACTTACGATTTGGTTCGAAAATATTGTGCTTTGATCTCAAAAAGGCTTTTAATCAGATAGCACTTAGACCttcagatcagaataaattactttttctttgggttagaagtgtgaagaagaaagatttttccttagttggttacaagaatcttagattgagttttggtttaagatgtagccctacaattttgatgttgagtctttataagATACTGGTTTTGGATGGGGAGGATGATACtcaagaggtaaaaaatatgaagaaattgctttatcagttgttttatatggataatggagcttatACATGCAAAAATTCGGATGCCTTGGAATGGGCCTATACTCggctaacaaatatatttgctccttatagaatagaattgcaacaaattgtcaccaatgatgggccacttcaagaagtcattgactcagactgggatcaaaatacactaacagaagttaaacttttaggtttgaaatggaatagggagttggataccctttcaacttttcccattgttttggaagcttcggcaagtacgaagaggtccatcctcaagtccattgcttcaaactttgatttgtataatatcaatggtccagtatttaatagggcaaggatatttatgcatggtttacagtgtgataagtcattaggatgggatgatattttacctgcggaaaagctaaaagaatggaaatgcattgcaaggcaagctaattctacgcctgaaattgttgttcaaagatttgttggggaaagagatggacaatacagacttcttgcttgtgtagatgctagcagtatgatatatggagctgttctgtatatagagaacattgatactggccaaacaaattttttattagccaaaaacaggctgataaacagacagtctaatactaagtccatcccttccctggagttacaagccatttgcttgggtgtggagttgttaattgatttgtataaagatttaggagggcctgattgcctcgttccaattgcaataaaaagtttggatttgtactctgatagtttggtagctctttcttggatcaattcatattcctataaactggataagatgcagaaaaggtctgtatttgttcttaacaggctacagcaaatagataagttatgtgaaacgtttcctgttaattttactttcatcactggaactgccaatcctggagactgcataacaagagccttgtcctataaacagttaattaatacaaactatttttccggacctcaacctgatatccaccaatctatagtcagtcaagatattttgagagttacagttcctaaccctagggctacccttgacttcaaagaggagaatgttttaagtaatgtttgtgcacaagaccttagggaggacgttgctgagcatctagtttctccaaacagatactctAGTTTCTCTCTCATGGTTAAAGTGCAAGCCAGGGTTGCCCAGTGTTTTGCCAAATGGAAAGCTACAGTTACAGCTAGAAAACTGAAGGTTCCCGTTGAATCTAATGATACAGGATTTTATGTGAAAGCTCTGAAGATGAtcatattgaaagaacaaaaaattcagtttCCTAGTGTGTTGTAGTATTTTGCATCCAATTCTAAACTTCTTAAGGATATACCTAATTTGGTAAGACAGTTGAATGTTTACCCAGATAAAGATGGAATTCTCAGAGTCAAAAGCAAGTTTGACAGGTGGAAAGGTAAACAGAGGTGTTGCTTCCCAATCTTGCTGTTTAACAGAAGTTCCTTGACAGAACTGATAATCAGGAGTCTTCATATAAAACTCAAGCATGCTGGTTATTATTCTGTTCTGAATGAGCTACGCaagaagttctggataccacaatgtttttcagctgttaaaagagtggtaaaagattgtgtcatctgtaaaaggtacaaggagcataccattcggttaaatcagtccccttaccgggagtttaggatggatccttcccagattcccttcagttatgtatatattgattattttggaccatattttgtaaagcaacagggtagtaaggtgaaggtttggattctgtgtatgagctgtatgtatacaagggccattaatttgaaattatgcttggatttgtcagtcaaggaatttttgagatcattcactctacatacctttgaacatggtttaccacaatttgtagtaagcgatttggggacacaacttattgccggggctaatgttattgcagatttttttaaaagatcctgatactcagtcatactttgaagaaaatggaattaaacctattgaatttgaaaattattacaagggttgtagccaaatgggttctttagtggaaatttgcataaaaatggtaaaacatctaattaacaaatccattaaaacaaatgtgttagacataagggatatggcctttcttatatctcaggcaactcatcttataaatcgtcgtcccattgcctttaaggatggtttaagggatgtgcctgatgaatctgtacctagcccaataactccagaaattttaatacatggctacgagttaacctctgttaacattatacccgaattgcagtgtgatcctgaattagatggggagtatgacttgaaagattcaccctcaagaataattgaggacacttacagcaagctgaggaaggtaagagagaccttgattagaatttatcattctgaatttttgacgacattgataaatcaagcagttgataagactgacagatacaagcctgttacccataagatcattgaagctggagacattgttttgctgaaggatcctcatactaaggccttaaattatccacttgggattgttaagggggtggtaaagaatgaccttggagaggtgaccaatgctcagattttgaaagggaagtctggtgaagttgtgaaaagacatgttaccagccttatacccttgctcagggataaaggttgtattagtggcattgctccctctgtgagacccaagaaaactatagcagtggactctaattataggtatccaaagagagcagctgccgttgcttcaggattaaggactaaggagatgctcctagaataaatcaagaacttcctcagattttcaaagcctagaaaatccgagctccttccctggagtgttggaaattctgtttaattaatgttgttccttttgttgttgctacagtatttggttagcaaatcatatattccattgtttattaattttctttttgggtaaacctgtgttatccagtgataacttatgcattattattattataattaagggtagtttacgcttgaagggaaacccagcatattgtatattttcgttttgacggtaaatcctttgaagcgtgaactactaaacaaccctttcggaactatctgctggtggtcttgttttttccagtaatacgaattctaaaggaaacatcgccagcagagagaaagggagttgaaagaaggttttcgtactggacggacggctggatattacaggagttaattatatccagagttgtcgaagtcatataatggaggagtaacataaactcacttttctccgccatcctgcacaagacgagaccagccataagcgtcgtaacatcaggacactatcttggccaaatttccgaggaattgaattgataaggtacgtcattacgaaagatatgctgacttctaaagtgattccctgtcaatttgtttatcttgtataaatattcccttgctcgattcccaattaataaaccctgtggatttggtatttaaactattcataatttatcactgctgtaactttgcgtgttaccatatgaaagtttttttggattagaggcagtttttacctAATTAGCctatgttatgtttactttacgccgaagttttgggatcattgggcctttcgtggttaggtggttgccacgttaaattggaggcagaatatgtaggctatatatttttcattgctcagaattcaatttaattgtaaagttaactactgagtttagcgacttgagtgaaatagcagagcttgcgcttttaccttaaaagtctttattttcattttactacagttattgaattgagtgatttagcaaaacttgcctttaccttttgaaaatagtatttcgtttatgtcctcagggtttcttgaaaagcgaggagggtaggagaaggaagacagcatacctgtagttacttcggacacaggaaaatccttctctacgtcaacaagcccaccagcaaccagttctaaatttaacttcacatgaaAGCTCAACAtttcattaaagtgaaccttttttaatggacttgttttattccttccatcgtacaattttcaagaacacctgcgagaatcctctgccagcgtctaccaggcgaagtggaaagtcttttgtggttggtgtcgtggaaggggtacctttccgctcgatgccactattccaacaatagcggagttccttgtatatcttcgggag
The DNA window shown above is from Palaemon carinicauda isolate YSFRI2023 chromosome 29, ASM3689809v2, whole genome shotgun sequence and carries:
- the LOC137622146 gene encoding uncharacterized protein; amino-acid sequence: MPLPPDSLPSAAGVRSGVPMEVPVSALSGEVCVCPSPPALGVSCWQSAEMSELSLLINSRKYIRSQVTKNVNRIEDCKLGSEVERRSLISKFHGFAEELKVYNSKIAKLLWAEEEDESKLNIEFEACESYLDKINFFIATLEATKDSVPPHSVLEEARSLLKSPTAPLPAFKSVEGENIEKFLSEFEEVIKTFRYTQRDKLLLLKQQVSGRASILLDSLETDKQTYEDAKLILRSALASPRFQKFTLIKQLTDMKMPYQTDPFAYVGQMKNFMESVKLLKMEVDDFLNYFFWNGMNSTFQSQLVNITNKTRPSLSEINDNIFEACERYAIASQKIYTKVKKFPKTSETVNLASNVNVEGQPTKAKCSLCAYDRATDDHQVFKCPVYNSNKAKVDKLKEIGGCLKCASSSHSAGLCKFRLHKKCRGCNGWHFTFLCIKRDSPKEEVVNARSLNKNSNLVNEKSEKVSTGVVFSVDALQCYGNRSALPTFTCHLEDHTQIRGLQDSGCQCNFITDRAVKKIQFKVLRRNVSLTVNGFNSAKSYNTKVVELNLKFGQENCKVEALCVPYININLKLPNLFRVASHFSAKGYTLADKQLLNNGDELNSIDFILGTNSAHCTMASTVRFGHDSPSVYFQTSFGVMLLGNVDTMLKNLHCLPDLNAVETSITCKSDVAQLDVGSLDSIGLGLGKFNDESILEHEEMVVEANFLVLNENGGINEQALQRATEQMLEYDCKRILNYDKEENETSVELNNSLVRYALNNATVNEDGRITMPLLWNSKVSHLLGKNYKLAEAVLKSNLKKLCKREMHLKLMDEVIKEQENLGIIEKIPNLNHYLTEHPEHSFLPHMGVFKLDRETTKCRVVFLSNIFEADPRKPMTVSHNQAIHPGPSLNQKLSSALLHLRFGSKILCFDLKKAFNQIALRPSDQNKLLFLWVRSVKKKDFSLVGYKNLRLSFGLRCSPTILMLSLYKILVLDGEDDTQESTCSFVLTADKASTYVLGLSPDEVSSCSLQRPEKVVQKSVTWLWDLYPTNSHGANAFKELSRGSADSPM